From the genome of Alicyclobacillus sp. SO9:
CTGCTTATTTCCGATGACACCTACGACGGTTTGTTCCTCGCCTTCAGAGACGTGTACGCCTAATCCTTTATCTTTTAGCACCTTTACCACATCCTGTACCTGTACCTTCGTTGCTCCGTTTTTCATAACCACAATCATTTCTCCACTTCCTCTCTGTTTAGGAAATTGGCCGTTCTATGCGTTCATTGCCCCCATCAGGCTGCTCACGAATGGGACAACTTGCTCAATAATTCGTTCTGTAGCCATCTTATCACTTAATTCCACTGACGCCAGTGCTTGCTCTAACCGCCTAATAACAGCACTTCCAACAATCACTCCGTCTGCATACTGGGAGATGGCTGCTGCTTGGCTTGGGGTGCTGACTCCAAAGCCGACGGCGAGCGGCAGAGAAGTATACCTTCTTGCGGTGTCCACCATTTCTTCGACGCGCTGCGATAAGGACTGGCGCTCGCCTGTTACGCCGAGGGCCGAAACGCAGTAGACAAACCCCTCTGCTCGTTCGCAAATGCGTTGTATCCGCTGTTCGGAGGACACAGGTGTAATTAGGGGAATCAATGCAATGCCATTGGCAGTTGCATGGTCTCTTAACCTGTCTGTTTCTTCAAAAGGCAAGTCGGGAATAATTACGCCGTCCGCGCCGCTTTTCGCCGTTTCGCGAAAGAACGCTTGCGGGGAAAACTGCAGGACGGGGTTCACGTAGGTAAATAACACCAGCCCTTTATTTGGATGGCGGTGCCTTAGTTCCGCCGCCAATTTAAAAACCTCCGGCAAGGAGAACCCTGCCTTAATACTGCGCAATGATGCGTTTTGAATCACAGGTCCGTCTGCTAACGGATCGGAGTATGGAACACCAATCTCTACGATGTCAGCACCCGCCGTCAAAACAGCGTCGAACAGTTGGAGAGACATGTCAAACGTTGGGTCACCGGCGGTCAAAAATGGCATGAAGGCTGCGGACCGCTGCGCGTTTTGAAATGCTTTCTCTATTCTGTTCATTGTTGGTCCGCCCCCCTCTGTTCCAGAGCCGCCACTTGCTCAACATCCTTATCTCCGCGTCCGGACAGACAAATGACCATTGAATGAGTCTTTTCCAGATGTGGTGCAGTTTTTATGGCCTGTGCTATCGCA
Proteins encoded in this window:
- the trpA gene encoding tryptophan synthase subunit alpha, which encodes MNRIEKAFQNAQRSAAFMPFLTAGDPTFDMSLQLFDAVLTAGADIVEIGVPYSDPLADGPVIQNASLRSIKAGFSLPEVFKLAAELRHRHPNKGLVLFTYVNPVLQFSPQAFFRETAKSGADGVIIPDLPFEETDRLRDHATANGIALIPLITPVSSEQRIQRICERAEGFVYCVSALGVTGERQSLSQRVEEMVDTARRYTSLPLAVGFGVSTPSQAAAISQYADGVIVGSAVIRRLEQALASVELSDKMATERIIEQVVPFVSSLMGAMNA